The following coding sequences lie in one Eubacterium ventriosum genomic window:
- a CDS encoding S26 family signal peptidase produces the protein MGEVLHIEDALNEKGVYVSTTSGVSMYPMLRNRRDTIIVKPPTAPLKKYDVPLYRRGDDYVLHRIIGKDDRGYIICGDNCINKEYGITENQIIGVLVGFYRDGNEVNMEGVGYKLYSRAWVFLHPLICAFKKIKMKAGKVKRLWHSK, from the coding sequence ATGGGTGAAGTGTTACATATTGAGGATGCATTAAATGAGAAGGGAGTGTATGTTAGTACAACTTCTGGTGTCAGCATGTATCCAATGCTAAGAAACAGAAGGGATACCATAATAGTTAAGCCACCTACAGCACCATTGAAGAAATATGATGTGCCTTTATACAGACGTGGAGACGATTATGTGCTTCATAGAATTATTGGAAAAGATGATAGGGGGTATATTATTTGCGGAGATAATTGCATTAATAAGGAATATGGCATAACTGAAAACCAGATCATTGGAGTTTTAGTTGGCTTTTATCGTGATGGAAATGAAGTAAATATGGAGGGAGTGGGATACAAGCTTTACAGCAGGGCTTGGGTTTTTCTTCATCCTTTAATTTGTGCTTTTAAGAAAATAAAAATGAAGGCTGGAAAGGTGAAAAGATTATGGCATTCAAAATAA
- a CDS encoding PqqD family protein translates to MKIKNGFVLRDVGGQAVVIAVGEASKTFHGMINLNATGKEIWQGIESGLDVDQMVEKMVETYEVEPDKAREDIQAMVDKMKNAGIIVE, encoded by the coding sequence ATGAAGATTAAAAATGGTTTTGTTTTAAGAGATGTTGGAGGTCAGGCAGTTGTTATTGCAGTAGGTGAGGCAAGCAAGACATTTCACGGAATGATTAACCTTAATGCAACAGGTAAGGAGATATGGCAAGGAATTGAATCCGGATTGGATGTTGACCAGATGGTAGAGAAGATGGTTGAAACTTATGAAGTTGAACCTGATAAAGCAAGAGAAGACATTCAGGCAATGGTAGATAAGATGAAAAATGCAGGAATTATTGTAGAATAG
- a CDS encoding class I adenylate-forming enzyme family protein — protein MPITELLERNAREFPKDIALVEINPDIQEKRRVTWRDYELIQPDARHHYRRDITWHVFNEKANRVANLLISRGIRKGDKVAILMMNCLEWLPIYFGILKTGALAVPMNFRFDAQEIKYCLELSETDVLIFGPEFVGRIEEIVDEIDEKRILFYVGGDCPTFAEDYDKLASNCSSLSPEIEIKDSDDAAIYFSSGTTGFPKAILHNHESLMHAAKAEQNHHGQTKDDVFLCIPPLYHTGAKMHWFGSLLTGGKAVLLKGVTPKTILETVSNEGCTIVWLLVPWAQDILLALDRGEIKLEDYKLDQWRLMHIGAQPVPQSLIKRWKEYFPHHQYDTNYGLSESIGPGCVHLGVENINKVGAIGIPGYGWEAKIVDPEGNPVEQGSVGELIVKGPGVMTCYYNDEKATAETIKDGWLYTGDMAEMDEDGFIYLVDRKKDVIISGGENLYPVQIENFLSKFPKIKDVAVIGLADERLGEIAAAIIELNPDTECTEQEINDFCKELPRYKRPKKIIFTKVPRNATGKIEKPKLREMYHSSNLVDAQNKA, from the coding sequence ATGCCAATTACAGAATTATTAGAGAGAAACGCCAGAGAATTTCCAAAGGATATAGCTTTGGTAGAAATAAATCCTGATATTCAGGAAAAAAGAAGGGTAACATGGCGAGATTATGAATTAATCCAGCCTGATGCCCGCCATCATTACAGACGTGATATTACATGGCACGTATTTAACGAGAAAGCTAACAGAGTTGCTAATCTCCTTATTAGCAGAGGTATTAGAAAAGGAGATAAAGTTGCAATTCTTATGATGAACTGCTTAGAATGGCTTCCTATTTATTTTGGAATTCTTAAAACAGGAGCTTTGGCAGTTCCTATGAACTTTAGATTTGATGCGCAGGAAATTAAATATTGTCTTGAACTTTCAGAGACAGATGTGCTTATTTTTGGACCTGAGTTTGTTGGCCGAATCGAAGAAATTGTTGATGAAATTGATGAAAAAAGAATTTTGTTCTACGTAGGTGGTGATTGTCCTACTTTTGCAGAAGATTATGATAAGCTTGCATCTAACTGTTCTTCACTTTCACCTGAAATCGAAATTAAGGATTCAGATGATGCGGCAATTTATTTTTCTTCAGGAACAACAGGTTTCCCAAAGGCTATTTTACATAATCACGAAAGTCTCATGCATGCGGCAAAAGCTGAACAGAATCATCATGGACAGACTAAGGATGATGTATTTTTGTGCATTCCACCGCTTTATCATACAGGTGCCAAGATGCATTGGTTTGGCAGCCTTTTGACTGGTGGAAAAGCAGTATTATTAAAGGGGGTTACACCTAAAACAATTCTTGAAACAGTATCAAATGAAGGCTGTACAATTGTTTGGCTTCTTGTTCCTTGGGCACAGGATATTTTGCTTGCATTAGATAGAGGAGAGATTAAGCTTGAAGATTACAAGTTAGATCAGTGGAGACTTATGCACATTGGTGCACAGCCTGTACCACAGAGCCTTATTAAGAGATGGAAGGAATACTTCCCACATCACCAATATGATACTAACTATGGCCTTAGCGAATCTATCGGACCAGGTTGCGTTCACTTAGGTGTCGAAAATATTAATAAAGTAGGAGCAATTGGTATTCCGGGTTACGGCTGGGAAGCAAAGATTGTTGATCCTGAGGGAAATCCTGTAGAGCAAGGTAGTGTTGGGGAACTTATTGTTAAGGGACCAGGCGTCATGACTTGTTACTACAATGACGAAAAGGCTACAGCTGAAACAATCAAGGATGGCTGGCTTTACACAGGGGATATGGCTGAAATGGATGAAGACGGTTTTATTTACCTTGTTGATAGAAAGAAAGATGTAATTATTAGTGGTGGCGAAAATCTTTATCCTGTACAGATTGAAAACTTCTTAAGCAAATTCCCTAAGATTAAGGATGTTGCAGTTATTGGTCTTGCAGATGAAAGATTGGGCGAAATTGCAGCTGCCATTATTGAATTGAATCCTGACACAGAATGTACTGAACAGGAAATCAATGATTTCTGTAAGGAACTTCCAAGATACAAGAGACCTAAAAAGATTATCTTTACTAAAGTTCCAAGAAATGCTACTGGAAAAATCGAAAAACCTAAGCTTAGAGAAATGTATCACAGTTCAAATCTTGTTGATGCACAGAATAAGGCTTAA
- a CDS encoding amidohydrolase family protein, translating to MIIDIHTHTFPDAIAHKTIVGMEEDIVRGQGIHVKSARIPTVKGLEDSTKKADIDLSVVCPVATNIRQPEKINRLSVELNEKREETRLFYFGAIHPDCENYKQIIDEIVAMDLKAIKIHPDYQNTFFDDEKYIRLMDYAAEKDLGIIVHAGEDVGLPETVHCTPERILNLWKHIQPEKLILAHMGGWKMWDEVEEKLLGLPFYLDTAIVLNPIFPVKLENEQFVRMVRKHGADRILFGTDSPWYDQTKAVNDFNNTDLTQEEKDKIFGKNANDLFNFFG from the coding sequence ATGATTATAGATATTCACACACATACATTTCCTGATGCCATAGCTCACAAGACTATAGTAGGTATGGAAGAAGATATTGTAAGAGGTCAGGGTATTCATGTAAAAAGTGCAAGGATACCAACAGTTAAAGGTTTAGAGGACAGTACTAAAAAAGCAGATATAGATTTGTCTGTTGTTTGCCCTGTGGCAACTAATATTAGGCAACCGGAGAAAATTAACAGATTATCTGTGGAACTTAACGAGAAAAGAGAAGAAACAAGATTATTTTATTTTGGGGCTATTCATCCGGATTGTGAGAATTATAAGCAGATTATAGATGAAATAGTTGCAATGGATTTGAAAGCTATAAAGATTCATCCTGACTATCAAAATACATTTTTTGACGATGAAAAATATATCAGGTTAATGGATTATGCAGCGGAGAAGGATTTGGGGATAATTGTTCACGCTGGGGAAGATGTGGGACTTCCGGAAACGGTTCACTGCACACCTGAAAGAATTCTTAATCTTTGGAAACATATTCAGCCGGAAAAGTTGATTCTTGCCCATATGGGTGGCTGGAAAATGTGGGATGAAGTGGAAGAGAAGCTTTTAGGACTGCCATTTTATTTGGACACGGCGATTGTTCTTAATCCTATTTTTCCGGTTAAGCTTGAAAATGAACAGTTTGTGAGAATGGTTAGAAAACATGGAGCGGACAGAATTTTGTTTGGAACTGATTCTCCGTGGTATGACCAGACCAAAGCTGTTAATGATTTTAACAATACAGATTTGACACAGGAAGAAAAAGACAAGATCTTTGGGAAGAATGCCAATGATTTGTTTAATTTCTTTGGATAA
- a CDS encoding cellulase family glycosylhydrolase — translation MKKIKKLVSMLLVFAMTFSVAISGKITGITQVSAREALGSNDFLKVNGTQIRKQKGTGDIVYLRGTNAGGWLVQEDWMNPTNASDQKTMMTTLANRFGASKRDELVSTYENNYWTTQDFDNCAEMGMSVIRLPFTYMNLCDDNGNLKSNAFDRLDWFVQNCSQRGMYVILDMHGAFGSQNGMDHSGEINDGKQLYYNQSNKDKTLNLWKKIAEHFKGNPAVAAYDILNEPGIKAAATYSLHWDFYNEIYNTIRSKDSNHIIIMESCWDADNLPRPSQYGWTNVAYEYHYYPWSAQNSSDAQKSYFSSKVSDIANHNYGVPTFVGEFTCFEQEEGWKAAMSTFNGQGWHWTTWSYKVTGNSSWGIYNHNPEKVDIYNDSADTIKNKWSAVGTANGWKNDKIYNLVKPYLSGTVTSTGGSTTDDSDNNSTSGVATFYEHSNYGGWAVSLEEGSYDYKDILAKGIVNDQISSLRVSDGYKVTIYDDEGFKGKSKEFTSDASYVGDEMNDKTSSIKIEKINNQTSTTTSYNTVKLPNGKYSIKSVANEKYVATENGGSDPIVANRDNYSGSWETFYIVNNDDGTVSIKADANNKYICAVLDEENQLTPRSDSISTWEKFKIYKINDSEYGIRSAENGKYVKADLDNGGKLIVGSDSIAGAWEAFNIEKVGDTTTNDNVATFYENSNYSGWSVSLPEGTYDYSDIIAKGIKNDAISSLKVSSGYKVTLYDNAGFKGTSKEFTGDASYVGNEINDKTSSIKIEKWDGSSSVTYNTVKLSNGKYSIKSVANEKYVVAENGGSDPIVANRDSYGGSWETFYLINNDDGTVSLKADANNKYVCAVLDEENQLVPRSESVGTWEKFQIYKISDTEYGLKSAENGKYVKADLDNGGKLVAGSDSIAGAWEAFNIEKLGDETSSAKATFYENSNYSGWSVALSEGRYDYGTMISKGIKNDQISSVKVADGYKVTLYNDERFAGSKKTLFTDASGLGDFNDKTSAIVIEKVEKADFNNSNAYITSIANGQVVCAENGGSETIVANRSSCGGAWETFQIVNNNDGTVSLKSIANGKYVCAVIDENNQLLPRSESVGTWEKFIIEKISDGEYALYSLANGKYVQANLNDGGKLFATSETVAGAWEVFDINRN, via the coding sequence ATGAAAAAAATTAAAAAACTGGTCAGTATGTTATTGGTATTTGCAATGACATTTAGTGTGGCTATTTCAGGAAAAATTACAGGCATTACCCAGGTTAGTGCCAGAGAGGCTCTTGGAAGCAATGATTTTTTGAAGGTTAACGGAACACAGATAAGAAAACAAAAAGGAACAGGAGATATTGTATATCTAAGAGGTACAAATGCAGGTGGATGGCTTGTTCAGGAAGACTGGATGAATCCAACCAATGCATCTGACCAGAAAACAATGATGACCACATTGGCAAATAGATTTGGAGCATCAAAGAGAGATGAGTTGGTTTCAACATATGAAAATAATTATTGGACAACACAGGATTTTGATAATTGTGCAGAAATGGGAATGAGTGTTATAAGATTACCATTTACATATATGAATCTTTGTGATGACAATGGAAATCTTAAATCTAATGCTTTTGACAGATTAGACTGGTTTGTACAAAACTGTAGCCAGAGAGGTATGTATGTAATTTTAGACATGCACGGAGCATTTGGTTCTCAAAATGGTATGGACCATTCAGGAGAGATTAATGATGGAAAACAGCTATATTACAATCAGAGCAATAAAGATAAAACTTTAAATTTATGGAAAAAGATTGCAGAACATTTCAAAGGCAATCCGGCAGTTGCAGCTTACGATATCTTAAATGAACCGGGAATTAAGGCAGCTGCAACATATAGTTTACATTGGGATTTTTATAATGAAATTTACAATACAATCCGTTCAAAGGATAGCAATCATATTATTATAATGGAATCATGTTGGGATGCAGACAATTTGCCAAGACCTTCACAGTATGGCTGGACAAATGTAGCATATGAATACCATTACTATCCATGGAGTGCACAAAATAGCAGTGATGCACAGAAGTCATACTTTTCAAGTAAAGTTTCAGACATTGCAAATCACAATTATGGAGTGCCAACATTTGTAGGCGAGTTTACATGCTTCGAACAGGAAGAAGGTTGGAAGGCAGCAATGTCAACTTTCAACGGTCAGGGATGGCATTGGACAACATGGTCATACAAAGTTACAGGAAACAGCTCATGGGGTATTTATAATCACAACCCTGAAAAAGTTGATATTTATAACGACTCAGCTGACACAATTAAAAATAAATGGTCAGCTGTAGGTACAGCAAACGGATGGAAAAATGACAAGATTTACAATTTGGTAAAGCCATATCTTTCGGGAACAGTAACATCTACAGGTGGAAGCACAACAGATGATAGTGATAACAACAGTACATCAGGTGTGGCAACATTTTATGAACATTCAAATTATGGTGGATGGGCAGTTTCATTGGAAGAAGGTTCATATGACTACAAAGATATTTTAGCAAAAGGAATTGTTAATGATCAGATTTCATCACTTAGAGTAAGTGACGGATACAAAGTTACAATATATGATGACGAAGGATTTAAAGGAAAATCAAAAGAATTTACCAGTGATGCGTCATATGTTGGAGATGAAATGAATGACAAAACTTCATCAATTAAAATTGAAAAGATTAACAATCAGACATCAACTACAACATCATATAACACAGTCAAATTGCCAAATGGAAAATACAGCATCAAATCTGTTGCAAATGAAAAATATGTTGCAACAGAAAATGGTGGAAGTGATCCGATAGTAGCAAACAGAGACAACTATAGCGGTTCATGGGAGACATTCTATATTGTTAATAATGATGATGGAACAGTAAGTATAAAAGCAGATGCAAATAATAAATATATATGTGCAGTATTAGACGAAGAAAATCAGCTGACACCTAGAAGTGACAGCATTAGTACATGGGAAAAATTTAAGATTTACAAAATAAATGACAGTGAATACGGCATTAGAAGTGCAGAAAACGGAAAATATGTAAAAGCTGACTTGGATAACGGAGGCAAATTAATAGTTGGAAGTGATTCAATAGCTGGAGCTTGGGAAGCTTTTAACATTGAAAAAGTCGGTGATACAACAACAAATGATAATGTAGCAACATTCTATGAAAATTCAAACTATAGTGGATGGTCAGTTTCATTACCGGAAGGCACATATGATTATAGTGATATCATTGCAAAAGGTATTAAAAATGATGCAATATCATCACTGAAAGTAAGTTCTGGTTACAAGGTTACATTGTATGATAATGCAGGATTTAAAGGAACATCAAAGGAATTTACAGGTGATGCATCATATGTAGGAAATGAGATAAATGACAAAACATCATCCATTAAAATTGAAAAGTGGGATGGTTCATCAAGTGTTACATATAATACTGTTAAATTATCAAATGGAAAATACAGTATCAAATCTGTTGCAAATGAAAAATATGTTGTAGCAGAAAATGGTGGAAGTGATCCAATAGTAGCAAACAGAGACAGTTATGGCGGTTCATGGGAAACATTTTATCTGATAAATAATGATGACGGAACAGTAAGTTTAAAAGCAGATGCAAATAACAAATATGTATGTGCAGTATTAGATGAAGAAAATCAACTTGTTCCAAGAAGCGAAAGCGTAGGAACATGGGAGAAATTCCAAATCTACAAAATAAGCGATACAGAATACGGTCTTAAGAGTGCAGAAAACGGAAAATATGTAAAGGCCGACTTGGATAATGGAGGTAAATTAGTAGCAGGAAGTGATTCCATAGCAGGAGCTTGGGAAGCATTTAATATTGAAAAGTTGGGAGATGAGACATCTTCTGCAAAAGCAACATTTTATGAAAATTCAAATTACAGTGGTTGGTCTGTAGCATTAAGTGAAGGAAGATATGATTATGGCACAATGATTTCTAAGGGAATTAAAAATGATCAGATTTCTTCAGTTAAGGTAGCAGATGGCTACAAAGTTACATTGTATAACGATGAAAGATTTGCAGGAAGTAAAAAAACATTATTCACAGATGCATCAGGCCTTGGAGATTTTAATGATAAAACTTCAGCGATCGTAATTGAAAAAGTAGAAAAGGCAGATTTTAATAATTCAAATGCATATATTACATCCATAGCAAACGGACAGGTAGTTTGTGCAGAAAATGGTGGAAGTGAAACAATAGTGGCAAACCGTTCATCATGTGGAGGTGCATGGGAAACATTCCAGATTGTAAATAACAATGATGGAACAGTTTCATTGAAATCAATTGCAAATGGGAAATATGTATGTGCTGTAATTGATGAAAACAATCAGTTATTGCCAAGAAGTGAAAGTGTAGGTACATGGGAGAAATTCATTATTGAAAAGATTTCAGATGGAGAGTATGCACTTTACTCATTGGCAAATGGAAAATATGTTCAGGCAAACTTAAACGATGGTGGTAAACTTTTTGCTACAAGTGAAACTGTTGCCGGAGCATGGGAAGTATTTGACATTAACAGAAATTAA
- a CDS encoding indolepyruvate oxidoreductase subunit beta codes for MAETKNIMIVGVGGQGTLLTSRILGGITVEAGYDVKLSEVHGMAQRGGSVVTYVRYGEKVAEPIVEEGQADVLIAFERLEALRYAHFLKKDGVIIVNDQRIDPMPVVTGVAKYPDGIIEKLSKKYRVVSVDAMDEAIKMGNSRVFNVIILGIAAKNMDFPKEQWIEVIKKTVPPKTIDINVAAFEKGYELA; via the coding sequence ATGGCAGAAACAAAGAATATTATGATAGTAGGTGTCGGTGGACAGGGAACACTTCTTACAAGCCGTATTTTAGGTGGAATTACAGTTGAAGCCGGATATGATGTTAAGCTCTCAGAAGTTCATGGAATGGCACAGCGTGGCGGTAGCGTTGTTACTTATGTACGTTATGGCGAAAAAGTAGCAGAACCTATAGTAGAAGAAGGTCAGGCAGATGTACTTATCGCTTTTGAAAGATTAGAAGCGTTAAGATATGCTCATTTTCTTAAGAAAGATGGAGTAATTATTGTAAATGACCAGAGAATCGACCCAATGCCTGTAGTTACAGGTGTGGCAAAATATCCTGACGGAATTATTGAAAAACTTTCAAAGAAATACCGTGTTGTATCAGTTGATGCAATGGATGAAGCCATAAAGATGGGCAATTCAAGAGTATTTAACGTTATTATTCTTGGAATTGCTGCAAAGAATATGGATTTTCCAAAGGAACAGTGGATTGAAGTAATCAAGAAAACAGTTCCACCAAAGACTATTGATATTAACGTGGCAGCCTTTGAAAAGGGTTATGAATTAGCATAA